Proteins from a genomic interval of Gammaproteobacteria bacterium:
- a CDS encoding SirB2 family protein, whose protein sequence is MLYLIVKKIHILSALLSLALFVFRGGLMMKESPWLERPLLRIAPHVVDTVLLTTALWLMSLLHQYPFVHHWLTVKVVLLVVYIVLGSLALKRAKTKRMRIVFFGLAVATFLFIISVARTHNPLGVFSLLV, encoded by the coding sequence ATGCTCTACCTGATCGTCAAGAAGATTCACATCCTGAGTGCGCTGCTCAGTCTTGCACTGTTCGTCTTCCGGGGCGGGCTGATGATGAAGGAGTCCCCCTGGCTGGAAAGGCCGTTGCTGCGCATTGCGCCGCACGTGGTCGACACCGTGCTGCTGACGACGGCGCTGTGGCTGATGTCGCTCCTGCACCAGTATCCCTTCGTGCATCACTGGCTGACGGTCAAGGTCGTGTTGCTGGTGGTCTATATCGTGCTGGGCAGTCTTGCCCTGAAGCGTGCGAAGACAAAGCGCATGCGCATCGTGTTCTTCGGTCTGGCGGTCGCAACGTTCCTGTTCATCATTTCGGTGGCCCGCACGCACAACCCGCTGGGAGTCTTCAGCCTGCTGGTTTGA
- a CDS encoding NnrS family protein: MTDNSTQATRRLKPDWQSLAAAPHRMFFATGIGFILLVAAWWLLIMLARSFAGGVLEPVVPALITHGSLMLYVVFTPFMFGFLLTVYPRWQVAPDIPLSVQMLALSSLHVGLMLLLAGSYLSMPLAAAGWLVLAVGWLAMVGGFAWSWWQCEAPVIHAGIVWLGMCCGLLGAAGMGVMLLAGDYSWWPWLKAMGLWGFLLIVFIGVCHRMIPFFTSRVVPGYEIWRPDSLLRLFVAAALLRVAVEPLAGLHWLPDATLFGLSLAFAWRWRPGKRHGNALLRVLHVSMAWLVIATGFYFLDSSLVLVDSGFSLGRAPLHAMSLGFLGSMLLAMVTRVTMGHSGRPLALDRKGWWIFLLLQLTTITRLVAELRTGWASDLLQLAAAGWLLVFLLWAWRYAWIYFVPRADGQPG, translated from the coding sequence ATGACTGACAACAGTACACAGGCGACGCGCCGCCTGAAACCGGACTGGCAATCTCTCGCAGCAGCGCCGCATCGCATGTTCTTCGCGACCGGCATCGGCTTCATACTGCTCGTCGCCGCCTGGTGGTTGCTCATCATGCTGGCACGCAGCTTCGCAGGTGGCGTGCTGGAACCCGTGGTTCCGGCGCTCATCACCCATGGCTCCTTGATGCTGTACGTCGTGTTCACGCCCTTCATGTTCGGTTTCCTGTTGACCGTCTATCCACGCTGGCAGGTTGCGCCCGATATTCCCTTGTCCGTCCAGATGCTGGCGCTGTCGAGCCTGCATGTCGGCCTGATGCTGTTGCTGGCGGGCAGTTACCTGTCGATGCCGCTGGCGGCGGCCGGCTGGCTGGTGCTGGCTGTGGGCTGGCTGGCGATGGTGGGTGGCTTTGCCTGGAGCTGGTGGCAGTGCGAGGCGCCGGTCATTCATGCCGGCATAGTCTGGCTGGGCATGTGCTGTGGCCTGCTGGGCGCCGCGGGCATGGGCGTCATGCTGCTGGCAGGCGACTATTCCTGGTGGCCATGGCTGAAGGCGATGGGTCTCTGGGGGTTCCTGCTGATCGTGTTCATTGGCGTCTGCCATCGCATGATTCCGTTTTTCACATCGCGTGTCGTGCCTGGCTACGAAATCTGGCGACCGGATTCGTTGCTGCGCCTGTTCGTGGCTGCGGCCTTGTTGCGTGTAGCCGTCGAACCGCTGGCCGGCTTGCATTGGCTGCCAGATGCCACGCTGTTCGGATTGTCGCTGGCATTTGCCTGGCGCTGGCGACCGGGCAAGCGTCATGGCAATGCCCTGCTGCGCGTGTTGCATGTCTCCATGGCCTGGCTTGTCATTGCGACGGGATTCTACTTCCTGGATTCCAGCCTGGTGCTCGTCGATTCCGGGTTCAGCCTGGGTCGTGCACCCTTGCATGCCATGTCGCTCGGTTTCCTCGGCAGCATGCTGCTGGCCATGGTGACGAGAGTGACCATGGGACACTCTGGACGTCCGCTGGCACTGGACAGGAAAGGCTGGTGGATATTCCTGCTGCTCCAGCTGACGACCATCACGCGGTTGGTCGCAGAGCTTCGGACTGGCTGGGCAAGTGATCTGCTGCAGCTTGCTGCCGCGGGCTGGTTGCTTGTGTTCCTGCTCTGGGCCTGGCGCTATGCATGGATCTACTTCGTGCCACGTGCCGATGGCCAGCCAGGTTGA
- a CDS encoding EAL domain-containing protein, producing the protein MTWDEARGSYVKLVSRCALAACFLAVLLLGIPVLLPGAGNPGQLSALSVLGMAVGALGVLGLQLGRLRISALAGLFLMLAGTFGLLSLLLAYSGLGAGVTTLGRWMLEFQSLPLNVAGPFFFTGFVIFQLARREVRPSYLQFGVAVCIAAFVIVAGAWLVEATVLDVTASKLLHRRPTAAEIVMLFSFLLALLATVLAASDIDWSNAMMLVPQLAFMLVLASSFNLWMFLVEKEQTIILAETQDHAERLESALRQQQEERLAALDRMATRYMLHESQLERATWRVDAENYLSSYPELLGVLIVGPDEIVRWSLLSGSELDLDGTNFGSDSLHSQLLERARTVEQVLVSEPMPLLRGEEGVMLLFPLSQGAEFLGWMVVGVEMKPQFDQLVSQVAANFEVVIRYKDRIVFRNYHEATASPVASRLAVDHRFQAMGVEWLASLRPSRQHLENRLPWLSLLMLLAGILSAGLFGAALLQLGSARRAARRLADSERRFRLVAEQTGELIYDCNIGSGHIEWAGALEDSTGLRTAPTGETALANWIERIHPDDRLPEQVPGEDLLDERGRFKRHYRLGLEDRFIHVEDAGVILKDEEGNPVRMLGAIKNITQRLEHEAALRYRANHDLLTGLLSRERVMVVMQEMLDSEDSGGALVLLDIDRFRSINVNLGYDIGDELLKSTAARLDMLLADQGILARLGSDRFALFFPGDSVSGLSKFCNDLLVEMEKPFLVDDNPLYVSVTAGVACCPQDARTAEELFQTAELAVGHAKARGRNQLLYFDETMRGDAAGNLWIANRLRDALENEEFHLNFQPRVHLQTGRIIGMEALLRWTRPDGEVISPGRFIPVAEESGMIGPIGWYVVDAAADAALSLGKGLMQGRRIAINVSARQLLNRDFATELTDRVRERGAHPEWFEIELTETMLMQDPALAEQLTSDLHDAGFTVAIDDFGTGYSSLNYLKHLSLDFLKIDQSFVRGLPGSEHDAAIVRTIIGMAHGLKLTLIAEGIEEDAQREFLFAEGCEEGQGFLMARPVPLEELRSMLVGGSLKLVSGGDTGS; encoded by the coding sequence ATGACGTGGGATGAGGCCAGAGGGAGTTACGTGAAGCTCGTGTCGCGCTGTGCGCTGGCTGCTTGTTTCCTGGCCGTGCTGCTGCTTGGCATCCCCGTGCTGCTGCCTGGAGCCGGCAATCCGGGTCAGCTTTCCGCCTTGAGTGTGCTGGGCATGGCAGTCGGTGCGCTCGGGGTGCTGGGATTGCAACTCGGCCGGCTCCGTATATCGGCGCTTGCGGGCCTCTTCCTGATGCTGGCCGGCACCTTTGGCTTGCTGTCATTGCTGCTCGCCTACTCGGGACTCGGGGCAGGCGTCACGACACTCGGGCGCTGGATGCTTGAATTCCAGTCCCTGCCACTCAATGTCGCCGGGCCGTTCTTCTTCACAGGTTTCGTGATTTTCCAGCTTGCCCGCCGCGAGGTGAGACCGTCTTACCTGCAGTTCGGGGTTGCGGTCTGTATCGCCGCCTTCGTGATTGTCGCCGGCGCGTGGCTGGTCGAGGCAACCGTACTTGATGTCACGGCCAGCAAGCTGCTGCATCGTCGACCAACGGCTGCGGAAATCGTGATGCTGTTTTCCTTCCTCCTGGCCCTGCTTGCCACGGTGCTCGCTGCGAGCGATATCGACTGGAGCAATGCAATGATGCTGGTGCCGCAGCTCGCATTCATGCTGGTACTGGCAAGCAGTTTCAACCTGTGGATGTTCCTGGTCGAAAAGGAACAGACCATCATTCTCGCGGAGACACAGGATCATGCAGAGCGGCTGGAGTCGGCCCTGCGCCAGCAGCAGGAGGAGCGTCTCGCCGCGCTGGACCGGATGGCCACTCGCTACATGCTGCATGAAAGTCAGCTGGAGAGGGCGACCTGGCGCGTCGATGCCGAGAACTACCTCTCATCCTACCCCGAGCTGCTGGGCGTGCTGATTGTCGGTCCCGACGAAATCGTCCGGTGGAGCTTGCTGTCAGGTTCCGAACTCGATCTTGATGGCACGAACTTCGGCAGCGATTCGCTGCATTCCCAGTTGCTGGAGCGTGCGAGAACGGTCGAACAGGTGCTCGTCAGCGAACCCATGCCGCTGCTTCGTGGCGAAGAGGGCGTCATGCTGTTGTTTCCGCTCAGCCAGGGCGCCGAGTTCCTCGGCTGGATGGTCGTGGGCGTCGAGATGAAGCCGCAGTTCGATCAACTGGTATCCCAGGTGGCGGCAAATTTCGAGGTTGTCATCAGATACAAGGACAGGATCGTCTTCCGGAACTATCACGAAGCAACGGCTTCCCCGGTCGCATCGCGACTGGCTGTGGATCATCGTTTCCAGGCGATGGGCGTGGAGTGGCTGGCAAGTTTGCGGCCTTCCAGGCAGCATCTCGAAAATCGCCTGCCGTGGCTGAGCTTGCTGATGTTGCTGGCCGGCATCCTGTCCGCCGGTTTGTTCGGTGCCGCCTTGTTGCAGCTTGGCAGCGCACGGCGTGCTGCGCGGAGACTGGCAGACAGCGAGCGTCGCTTCCGCCTGGTGGCGGAGCAGACGGGCGAGCTGATCTACGATTGCAACATTGGCTCGGGGCACATCGAGTGGGCTGGCGCACTCGAGGACAGCACCGGGCTGCGCACGGCGCCAACCGGGGAGACGGCGCTGGCGAACTGGATCGAACGCATTCATCCGGATGACAGGCTGCCCGAGCAGGTTCCTGGCGAGGATCTGCTGGACGAGCGTGGCCGCTTCAAGCGTCACTATCGACTGGGACTGGAGGACCGCTTCATTCATGTCGAGGATGCCGGCGTGATTCTCAAGGACGAAGAAGGTAATCCGGTGCGCATGCTGGGAGCGATCAAGAACATTACCCAGCGTCTCGAGCATGAGGCTGCGTTGCGTTACCGGGCCAACCATGACCTGCTGACCGGCTTGCTCAGCAGGGAACGCGTGATGGTCGTCATGCAGGAGATGCTCGACAGCGAGGATTCCGGTGGCGCGCTGGTGTTGCTGGATATCGATCGCTTCCGCTCCATCAACGTGAACCTTGGTTACGATATCGGTGACGAGCTTCTGAAGTCGACGGCTGCTCGTCTCGACATGTTGCTCGCCGACCAGGGCATCCTGGCGCGGCTGGGCAGCGATCGATTCGCGCTGTTTTTTCCTGGCGATTCCGTGTCAGGTCTTTCCAAGTTCTGCAATGACCTGCTGGTCGAGATGGAGAAGCCGTTCCTGGTCGATGACAATCCGCTCTACGTTTCCGTCACGGCAGGTGTTGCCTGCTGTCCACAGGATGCCCGCACCGCGGAGGAGTTGTTCCAGACTGCCGAGCTGGCGGTCGGTCATGCCAAGGCGCGGGGGCGAAACCAGCTTCTTTATTTCGACGAAACCATGCGCGGCGACGCGGCTGGCAATCTCTGGATCGCCAACAGGCTGCGCGACGCGCTGGAAAACGAGGAGTTCCATCTGAATTTCCAGCCGCGTGTCCACTTGCAGACCGGCAGGATCATCGGCATGGAAGCACTGTTGCGCTGGACGCGGCCTGACGGAGAAGTCATCTCGCCGGGACGCTTCATTCCCGTCGCTGAGGAGAGCGGCATGATCGGCCCGATCGGCTGGTACGTGGTCGATGCCGCGGCAGACGCCGCCTTGTCGCTTGGGAAAGGCCTGATGCAGGGGCGGCGAATCGCGATCAACGTGTCTGCCAGGCAGTTGTTGAACCGGGATTTCGCGACCGAGCTGACTGACAGGGTGCGCGAGCGGGGAGCACATCCGGAGTGGTTCGAAATCGAGTTGACGGAGACCATGCTGATGCAGGATCCCGCTCTCGCGGAGCAGTTGACAAGCGATCTCCACGACGCCGGATTCACGGTGGCAATCGACGACTTCGGCACGGGTTACAGTTCGCTCAACTACCTCAAGCATTTGTCGCTTGATTTCCTGAAGATCGACCAGTCCTTTGTCCGCGGCCTGCCAGGCAGCGAACATGACGCGGCAATCGTGCGTACCATCATCGGCATGGCGCATGGCCTCAAGCTCACGCTGATCGCCGAGGGAATCGAGGAAGATGCGCAGCGCGAATTCCTGTTCGCCGAAGGTTGCGAGGAAGGCCAGGGCTTTCTCATGGCAAGGCCTGTACCGCTGGAAGAGCTTCGCAGCATGCTGGTCGGCGGCAGCCTCAAGCTGGTATCGGGAGGTGATACCGGGTCTTGA
- a CDS encoding nitric-oxide reductase large subunit: MTDTKRLWWTLAAIMTVSFGILGWMGGEIYRTMPPVPQAYVADSGITLYTYDDIQKGRKVWQSTGGHQQGSIWGHGAYVAPDWTADWLHREAVALLDIWSEQEYGVKYAALDVEAQAGLEARLKTEMRSNTYDEKSDTVSISNNRAMAIMQTAAHYAKLFSDHPDYEALREDYAIRNNPVEDPSRREALGAFFFWSAWAATTNRPNDTITYTANWPSEPLVGNKPTGAAFMWTIISIMVLLAGIGALVWYHARSMEHDERPTPPSIDPLHNLKPTPSMKATIKYFFVVAALFAVQVLLGAITAHYAVEGHSFYGFNLADVLPYAVTRTWHTQLAVFWIATAWLATGLYIAPAISGHEPKFQRLGVNFLFVCLLIIVVGSMAGQWFAVMQKLGLDINFWFGHQGYEYVDLGRFWQIFLFIGLMLWLVLMGRALWPALKNKDEGRPLVVILFLSVIAIGLFYGAGLMWGQETHLAMVEYWRWWVVHLWVEGFFEVFATAVIAFLFTRLGLVKTSHAVTAILFATIVFLTGGILGTFHHLYFTGTPTAVIALGATFSALEIVPLVLIGFEAWENYKLSYAAPWVRIYKWPILFFIAVAFWNLVGAGLFGFLINPPLALYYMQGLNTTALHGHTALFGVYGMLGIGLMLFCLRGLTYRQEWDESLLKTAFWSLNGGLAAMALFSLLPMGLYQVWASVTEGFWFARSAEFVQQPLMHAFVWMRVPGDILFSVGVLAIAWFVVRLFIGPRRKRQEEGVLADGAISAD; encoded by the coding sequence ATGACTGATACAAAACGGTTGTGGTGGACACTGGCAGCAATCATGACAGTGTCCTTTGGCATCCTCGGCTGGATGGGCGGCGAGATCTACCGCACCATGCCGCCGGTGCCGCAAGCCTATGTCGCGGACAGCGGCATCACTCTCTACACCTATGACGACATACAGAAGGGCCGCAAGGTCTGGCAGTCCACGGGTGGTCACCAGCAGGGCTCCATCTGGGGTCATGGTGCCTACGTGGCGCCGGACTGGACCGCTGACTGGCTGCATCGCGAAGCTGTTGCACTGCTCGACATCTGGTCGGAGCAGGAATATGGCGTGAAGTACGCAGCGCTGGATGTCGAGGCACAGGCCGGCCTGGAAGCGCGGCTCAAGACCGAGATGCGCAGCAACACCTACGACGAGAAATCGGACACGGTGAGCATTTCGAACAATCGTGCCATGGCCATCATGCAGACGGCCGCGCACTACGCAAAGCTGTTCAGTGATCATCCGGATTACGAGGCGCTGCGCGAGGATTACGCCATCCGCAACAATCCGGTCGAGGACCCGTCGCGTCGCGAGGCGCTGGGTGCATTCTTCTTCTGGTCGGCCTGGGCGGCAACCACGAATCGCCCGAACGACACGATCACCTACACGGCGAACTGGCCGTCGGAGCCGCTGGTCGGCAACAAGCCGACGGGTGCCGCGTTCATGTGGACCATCATTTCCATCATGGTGCTGCTGGCCGGTATCGGTGCGCTGGTCTGGTACCACGCGCGCAGCATGGAGCACGACGAGCGTCCGACGCCGCCAAGCATCGATCCCTTGCACAACCTGAAGCCGACGCCATCGATGAAGGCGACCATCAAGTACTTCTTCGTCGTGGCGGCTTTGTTCGCCGTGCAGGTATTGCTGGGTGCGATCACGGCGCACTACGCAGTGGAGGGTCATTCCTTCTATGGCTTCAACCTGGCTGACGTCCTGCCGTATGCCGTCACCCGCACCTGGCACACGCAGCTTGCGGTGTTCTGGATCGCGACTGCCTGGCTGGCCACGGGCCTGTACATCGCGCCGGCGATTTCCGGGCATGAACCGAAGTTCCAGCGCCTTGGCGTGAACTTCCTGTTCGTCTGCCTGCTGATCATCGTGGTCGGCTCCATGGCAGGGCAGTGGTTCGCCGTGATGCAGAAGCTCGGCCTGGACATCAACTTCTGGTTCGGTCACCAGGGTTATGAGTACGTCGATCTCGGCCGCTTCTGGCAGATCTTCCTGTTCATCGGCCTGATGCTCTGGCTGGTGCTGATGGGTCGCGCATTGTGGCCGGCACTCAAGAACAAGGACGAGGGCCGTCCGCTGGTTGTCATCCTGTTCCTGTCGGTCATCGCCATCGGCCTGTTCTATGGTGCCGGCCTGATGTGGGGCCAGGAAACGCACCTCGCCATGGTCGAGTACTGGCGCTGGTGGGTGGTGCACCTGTGGGTCGAAGGCTTCTTCGAAGTGTTCGCCACGGCAGTCATCGCCTTCCTGTTCACGCGCCTTGGCCTGGTGAAGACCAGCCACGCGGTCACCGCGATCCTGTTCGCCACGATCGTGTTCCTGACCGGTGGCATCCTCGGTACCTTCCACCACCTGTACTTCACCGGCACGCCGACCGCCGTGATCGCACTCGGTGCGACCTTCTCGGCGCTGGAAATCGTGCCGCTGGTACTGATCGGCTTCGAAGCCTGGGAGAACTACAAGCTGTCGTATGCCGCTCCCTGGGTGCGCATCTACAAGTGGCCCATCCTGTTCTTCATCGCGGTCGCGTTCTGGAACCTGGTGGGTGCCGGCCTGTTCGGCTTCCTGATCAACCCGCCACTGGCGCTGTACTACATGCAGGGCCTGAACACGACGGCGCTGCATGGCCACACCGCACTGTTCGGCGTGTACGGCATGCTGGGCATCGGCCTGATGCTGTTCTGCCTGCGCGGCCTGACGTATCGCCAGGAATGGGACGAGAGCCTGCTGAAGACAGCGTTCTGGTCGCTGAACGGCGGTCTTGCCGCGATGGCCTTGTTCAGCCTGCTGCCGATGGGTCTCTACCAGGTCTGGGCCAGCGTCACCGAAGGCTTCTGGTTCGCCCGCTCGGCCGAGTTCGTGCAGCAGCCACTGATGCATGCCTTCGTGTGGATGCGTGTACCGGGTGACATCCTCTTCAGCGTCGGTGTGCTGGCGATCGCCTGGTTCGTGGTTCGGTTGTTCATCGGCCCACGGCGCAAGCGCCAGGAAGAGGGCGTGCTTGCAGACGGGGCGATCAGCGCCGACTGA
- a CDS encoding chorismate mutase encodes METSWELLDMRARMRLIDTQLVILLARRFEIMRDIRAYKQARQLPLIDRQREKEVLSQALDLGLSMGVPDSIIRSLYRQMFEHVRGVDPGKGLMEIKAESAAGMETFDQAPGNR; translated from the coding sequence ATGGAAACCAGCTGGGAGTTACTGGACATGCGTGCGCGCATGAGACTTATCGATACCCAGCTGGTGATCCTGCTGGCGCGTCGCTTCGAGATCATGCGTGACATCCGTGCTTACAAGCAGGCCCGGCAGCTGCCACTGATCGACCGGCAGCGCGAAAAGGAAGTGCTTTCGCAAGCACTGGACCTGGGCCTGTCCATGGGTGTGCCTGACTCGATCATTCGCAGCCTTTACCGCCAGATGTTCGAGCATGTCCGCGGCGTTGATCCGGGGAAGGGCTTGATGGAGATCAAGGCAGAAAGCGCTGCTGGCATGGAAACTTTCGATCAAGCGCCGGGAAACCGGTGA